The DNA sequence GCCGCGGGCAGGAAGTGGAGAATTCCAGGTTTTGTTCCGCTTCCTGTCCGGTTTTGCCCTGGGGCATAACTGCCTGCAGCTTATTCATTTTTTTCATTTCCAGCATGATTAAGGTACCGGTCAAGGCGACCGATAACACGTCGGCGATGGGGGGTGTGCGCCATACGCCCTCAATGCCCCAGAATCTAGGCAAGGTAAGCAGCAGGGGAATCAAGAACAGTACCTGCCTGGACAAGCTGAGGATGGTGGATTGCAAGGCTTTGCCCACGGCTTGGAAATAGCCGGCGCAGACTATTTGGAAACCGACGATGGGCAGCATTAAGAAAAAGGTTTTCAAAGCATGGACTGCCAAAACGGTTAGCTCCACATCGTCACCGGTGAACATCCGGACAATGGCCGTGGCCCCCAGCTGGATGGCAAAGAAACCGGCAATACAGAAAACGGTAGCGGCCCAAACGGCAATGCGGAGGGTTTCTTTGACCCGGCCGTACTGCCTGGCCCCGTAGTTGAAGCCGATAATGGGTTGGGCCCCCTGGTTTAAGCCGATCAAAGGCATGATCATAATGGTACCGATAGCCATAACGATACCCACAGCGGCCAGGGCTTGATCGCCGCCGTAGTACTGCAGGGTTTTATTCAAAATGACGTTTTGAATACTGTTGGCGATCTGCATCCCGAAAGGAGCAAAGCCAATGGCCATGATACTCATCAATACCCGGAAGTCAGGTATCAGGTTTTTGAAACGGATTTTCACCAGGCTCTTGCCGCCAAAGAAATAGCTCAAAACCCACATGGCCGAGATGAATTGAGCAATGACGGTGGCCATGGCGGAACCTTTAATGCCGAAACCCAGCCGCATGACGAAGAGATAATTCAAGATGATATTGATGAATGCGCCAAGGATTTGGGTGGACATGGCCCGGTTCGGGTTACCTTCCGCCCGGATGAAGTTGTTCATCCCCATGCTAATGGCCCCAAACACGGAACCCAGCATAATGATCCGCAGGAATTCCTTGGCGTAAGGGAGGACAGTGGGGCTGGCGCCGAAAGCCTTTAAAATGGGCTCCGGATACAATTCGAAGATGACGGCACAGGTGGCAGGGAGGATGATGAACATGGCCGCGGCATTACCTGCGATTTTTTCTGCCTCCTCTATGCGTTGCTCGCCCAAACGGATGGAGATTAAGGCGGTGGCGCCGATGCCGACGAGGACGGACACAGCCATTAAAATGATCATGATGGGAAAAGCCACCGTGGTGGCGGCAATGGCAATGGAGCCGACGCCTTGACCCAAAAAGATCCGGTCTACAATATTGTACAGGGAGTTAACGAGCATGCCTACGATGGCCGGTATAGAAAAACTGAGCAAGAGACTCCCTATGTTCTTATCTTTCAATTCCAGTGAACGGTCCATGGATACCACCTTTTCTACAGCTTTTTCATGAATTCTACTACTTGACGGAGGTGGCGGCGGAATTCCTCCAATTCCGCGTCCTCCACGTCTTCGAACAGTTCCAGGAGTGTTTGCGTGGACCGGGCGACAACTTGA is a window from the Clostridia bacterium genome containing:
- a CDS encoding MATE family efflux transporter produces the protein MDRSLELKDKNIGSLLLSFSIPAIVGMLVNSLYNIVDRIFLGQGVGSIAIAATTVAFPIMIILMAVSVLVGIGATALISIRLGEQRIEEAEKIAGNAAAMFIILPATCAVIFELYPEPILKAFGASPTVLPYAKEFLRIIMLGSVFGAISMGMNNFIRAEGNPNRAMSTQILGAFINIILNYLFVMRLGFGIKGSAMATVIAQFISAMWVLSYFFGGKSLVKIRFKNLIPDFRVLMSIMAIGFAPFGMQIANSIQNVILNKTLQYYGGDQALAAVGIVMAIGTIMIMPLIGLNQGAQPIIGFNYGARQYGRVKETLRIAVWAATVFCIAGFFAIQLGATAIVRMFTGDDVELTVLAVHALKTFFLMLPIVGFQIVCAGYFQAVGKALQSTILSLSRQVLFLIPLLLTLPRFWGIEGVWRTPPIADVLSVALTGTLIMLEMKKMNKLQAVMPQGKTGQEAEQNLEFSTSCPRP